The DNA region CCGCAGACGAGCGAAGCCATTCGGTACCTCATGCGGCTCAATGCGCTCGAGGGCTCGGGCTCGCAGATGAACAAGGCAGCCGCCGGCTATCGCGCCGGTGGTAAGACCGGCACTGCCGAAAAGGTCGTGGATGGCCGGTACTCCTCCAATAAAGTAACCAACTTCTTTGCTTCCGCCTTTCCGCTCGACAATCCGCGCTATGCCATGGTCATCATGGTCGATGAGCCCAAGGCCGAAAACCCGCAGTCCGGCACGACAGCCGGCTGGAATGCCGGCGCCATTACCGGGCGCATCGTGCAGCGGGTTGCGCCCATGCTTGGCATTGCGCCAGACTTCTCTGAGGCTATAGACCTCAACCTCGTTCCACCCGCACTCAGATAGATCCAGAAGGTTTCGTCGCGTGTCACTCAGCGTAACCCAATTGCTCGAAGGTTCCGGCGCCCGCCCCAAGAAGGGGCTCGGCGCGGTCTTTGGCCTGAACTCCGATAGCCGCCGGATCGAGCCGGGTGACATCTTCTTCGCCTTGCCGGGCGCCAATTCGCACGGCAATTCCTTTGTCGCCGAGGCGGTACGCCGTGGCGCCCTGGCGATCATCAGCGATCAAGCGCCGGTGGGGGATCCTGGTGTTCCGGTCATCATCGTCAAGGATGTGCGGGCTGCCTATGCCCGTGCCGCCTCGCGCATCTTTGAGCCGCAACCCGAGATCACCGTTGGTGTGACCGGGACTAACGGCAAGACCTCCGTTGCCTCGTTCGTGCGGCAGATCTGGACCTATTCGGGCATTCCCGGCGCCAGCATCGGCACCTTGGGCGTGGATACCGCTACTCGCCACATCGATGGAGCGCTCACCACCCCAGACTCCCGTACACTGCATCAGTCCCTGCGCGCGCTTAAAGCCCAGGGGATCGATCACGTCGCGCTGGAAGCATCCAGCCACGGCCTCGACCAGCGGCGCCTCGACGGCATCCATTTCGAAGCTGTTGCTTTCACCAATCTCAGCCGCGACCACCTCGACTATCACAAGGACATGGACGAGTACCGCAATGCCAAATTGCGTCTCTTCACGGACCTCCTGGTCGACAGCGGGCCGGCGGTCGTCAATGTCGACGACCCCGAGCACGAGCCTTTCATGTTCGCCGCGCTCAGTGCCAGCGCAACCCTGCTCACGGTCGGGCGGGAAGGCGCCTATATCGAAATCCTCTCCATTAAGCCCGAGGGCTACGGCCAGCGCGTCGAGGTGCGGCACGTCGGCGAAAAGACGAGCTTCCACCTGCCGCTCACCGGCGAATTCCAGGTGTCCAACGCGCTGATCGCTGCTGCGCTCGCCATGTCCAGCGGCGTAGACAAGACGCAAGCCTTTGCAGCCTTGTCCGAACTGCAGGGCGCCAAGGGCCGGCTTGAACTGGTTGGCGCGCCGAACGGGGCTGCCGTGTTTATCGACTATTCGCACAAGCCGGTGGCGCTCGAGTCCGCGCTCGCATCCTTGCGCCCCTATGCCAAGGGTAAATTGCGCCTTGTCTTTGGCGCAGGTGGTGATCGCGACAAAGGCAAGCGCCCCATGATGGGCGAGGTCGCCCAGCTTATGGCGGACGATGTGATCGTCACCGACGACAACCCCCGCACCGAAGATCCCCAGACCATTCGCTCCGAGATTCTGGCCGCCGCCAAAAGCGCGCGCGAGATCGGCGACCGCAAGCAGGCAATCACCGAAGCAGTGAAATCGCTGCAACCGGGCGACGTCTTGTTGATTGCAGGCAAGGGGCACGAAGATTATCAGATCATCGGAACCACGAAACACCACTTCTCCGACCATGAGGTCGTGGCGGAGGCAATGAAGGGGCTCTGATGCCGAAACTGTTCACGGTCGACGAACTCCTGGCCGCAACCGGTGGCCGCGTAGAGGGTGAGGTCGGAACAGCCATAGGCTCGATATCCATCGACTCGCGCGAGTTAGGGCCCGATGCCTTGTTCGTCGCCATCAAGGGCGACCGGTTCGATGGACATGATTTCGTCGACACGGCACTCGCCAACGGCGCCGCCGCGGCGCTGGTCACCGAAGGCAGGAGCCAAGGACCTGGCCGCGTCGTCGTTCCCGATGCCTTGGAAGGCCTGTGTGATCTAGCGCGTGCAGCGCGGACCCGCAGCCGTGCCATGATCGTCGGTGTGACCGGCAGCGTGGGTAAGACGACCACCAAGGAAGCCTTGCGCACGGTCTTTGAAGCCGTCGGGTCGACGCACGCCTCCATCAAGAGCTTCAATAATCACTGGGGCGTGCCCTTGATGGTGGCCCGCATGCCCGAACAGACGCAGTTCGGCGTCTTTGAAATGGGCATGAGCGGGCCCGACGAAATCCGTCCGCTGTCCCAGTTGGTGCGGCCGCACATCGCCGTGATCACCACGATCGCTCCGGCACATATCGAGGCTTTCGGATCGCTGGATGGTATCGCGCGCGCCAAGGCGGAAATCTTTGCGGGCCTAGAACCCGGCGGGACGGCGGTGCTCAACTGTGACCATGAGCAGATCGACCTCTTGCTCGCGGAGGCGAAAGCCGCCGGCGTACAATGCGTGGTGACCTATGGCTTTGCGGAGGGGGCGGACTGGCGGATCACCAAGATACAAACCGCAGCCGACCGAACCTTCGCTACCGTTGAACATGAAGGCGCTCAGCACGAACTGGTACTCAGCGTGCTCGGTCGCCACATGGTCGCCAACGCCACGGCTGCTCTTGCCGTCGCCACCCTTGCCGGACTCAAACCCGAAGTAGCGCTCGGCGCGCTTTCCCGGTTTGGTGCGCAGCCGGGCAGGGGGCAACGCCTCGTTCTTGGCCCCGCCGACAGACCGCTTCTGCTGACGGACGAGAGCTACAACGCCAACAGCGCGTCCATGGCAGCCGCCCTAGAGGTCTTTGCGGGGCAGCAGGCACCTGGCGGCAAGAAGGTGCTGATCCTGGGCGACATGCTGGAGTTGGGCGAACAGAGCCCAGCCTTTCACGCCGATCTTGCTCCGGCAGTGGCTTCTTCCGGCGCGGATCAGGTGTATCTCGTCGGCCCGGCAATGACTGCACTGGCCGATGCGCTGGGGCCAGGCCGTGTTGCGGCGCACACACAGACGTCCAAGGAGATGGGGGAGATTGTTCTGAACGCGCTTGCCTATGGCGACGGAGTTATGATCAAAGGCTCCAACGGGGTGGGGCTAGCGGGTATCGTTGAGGCGATCCGCTCTCGTTTTGGCAACGACTGACTCACCCAGCGAGGACATCTCCCCACAATGTTGTACTTTCTCGGCCAGCTGGGTGACTCGTTCGCGGCTTTCAACGTCTTCCGCTACATCACCTTCCGCACCGCGGGAGCGGTGATTACGGCCCTCTTTTTCGTTTTCCTGTTCGGCCCGGGCATGATCGCGCTGCTGCGCCTCAAGCAGGGCAAGGGCCAGCCCATCCGCGAAGATGGTCCGGCCGGTCACTTGCTGACCAAAAAGGGCACCCCCACCATGGGTGGGCTGATGATCCTCTCCGGAACTGTGGTCAGTACGCTCTTTTGGGCCAACCTCACCAATGGCTATGTGTGGGTGGTCCTCTTTGTCACCGTCGGCTTTGGCGCCATCGGCTTTTACGACGACTTTCTCAAGGTCAAGCGCATGAGCCATGCCGGGTTCGGCAGCAAGCAACGTCTTGCGCTTGAAGCCCTCATTGGCGCCATCGCCGCCTACGTCATTTCCCAGCTTGCCGCAGAGCCGCACCAGACGTCTTTGCTCTTCCCCTTCGTCAAGGATTTAGCGGTCAATCTGGGCTACTTCTTCATCCTTTTTGGCGGTTTCGTAATTGTCGCGGCCGGCAACTCGGTCAATCTTACCGATGGCCTTGATGGACTGGCGATCGTGCCCGTGATGGTGGCGGCGGCCTGTTTCGCGCTGATTGCCTATCTGGTGGGAAGTGTGAACTTCTCGGACTACCTCCTGCTCAACTATGTGCCCGGCACTGGCGAACTTTCGGTCGTCTGCGGCGCGCTTATCGGCGCCGGTCTGGGCTTCCTCTGGTTCAACGCACCTCCCGCACAAATCTTCATGGGCGACACCGGCTCGCTGGCGCTGGGCGGCGCATTGGGATCCATTGCCGTCGCCACCAAGCACGAGATCGTTCTTGCCATCATCGGCGGCTTGTTCGTGCTGGAGACGGTATCGGTGATTGTGCAGGTCACCTCGTTCCGGCTCACGGGTAAACGTGTCTTCCGGATGGCGCCGATCCACCACCACTTCGAGCATCTGGGCTGGACCGAGAGCCAGGTGGTGATCCGCTTCTGGATCATCAGCTTCGTGCTGGCGCTGATTGGGCTGAGCTCACTCAAGCTGCGTTAGAGTCGCAGAACGCAACTGCGCTTGGCAAATCGGTAACCATCGGGCTGCTACAACTCGCTCTAGTTTGTATCGAGTTGTTCGGGCTTGCCCATGATGTTCTCCCGTGCCGAAAAAACGCCCTTGGCCGAATGGTGGTGGTCGGTTGACCGGGAGCTGCTAGGCGCGCTCATCCTCCTCCTCACCTGTGGCATGGTGCTGAGCTTCGCTGCCAGCCCTCCGGTGGCCGAGCGTATCGGCCTCTCGCAATGGCACTTCGTTATCCGGCATGCCATTTTTTGCCTCCTGGCCGTGCCAGTGCTGCTTGCCACCTCGCTGCTCAACCATCGACAGGCGCGCATCGCAGCCCTAGTGACGCTGGTCATCAGCGTCCTTCTTCTTTGGGCGACGCTGCGCTTCGGCTCCGAGGTGAAGGGCGCCCGGCGCTGGATTTCACTGGCCGGCCAGTCCATCCAGCCCTCCGAATTTGTGAAGCCCGCCTTCGCCGTCATCGGGGCATGGCTGGTTTCGGAATATATGGTCCACCGTAATGTGCCCGGTCGGATTATGGCAACGGGCATCATGTTTGCCATTGTTGCGGCACTCCTGCTCCAACCCGATATTGGCCAGACGGCGCTGGTGCTGGCCACCTGGGCGATCCTCCTCTTTATCTCGGGCATTTCCTGGTGGATCATTTTTGGTTTGGCAGGTGCCGCTGCCGGGCTGTTGGTCGGCGCCTACTTCTTTTTCCCCCACTTTTCCCGCCGTATCGATACCTTCATTAACCCGGAGGGCGGCGGCAACACCTACCAGATCGACCGCGCGTTGCAGTCGCTGCTCGAGGGCGGCTGGTTTGGTCGTGGTCCTGGTGAGTCGATTGCCAAAAAGCTCATCCCCGACGCCCATGCCGACTATGTTTTTTCGGCCGCGGCGGGTGAGTTCGGCATCCTGTTCTGCATGGTGCTGGTGGGGCTCATCGCCTTTATCGTGATCCGCGCAATGCTCGGCGCACAACGGCAGGCGAGCCTCTTTGCTCGGCTCGCAGCTTCGACACTGGCGGTTCAGTTTGCCATGCAGTCGGGCATTAATCTGGCGGTGAACCTAAATTTGATCCCGCCCAAGGGCATGACCTTGCCCTTCGTTTCCTACGGCGGAACTTCAATGATTGCAGTCGCGTTCGGCATGGGACTGATGCTGGCGCTGACGCGCACCAAACCCGAAGAGCGCATGGCTACTGGACTTCCCGGCTACCGTAGTGCCGTCGTGGCACCCGCAGAATGAAGAAGTTCGTTCTGAT from Devosia sp. RR2S18 includes:
- a CDS encoding UDP-N-acetylmuramoyl-L-alanyl-D-glutamate--2,6-diaminopimelate ligase encodes the protein MSLSVTQLLEGSGARPKKGLGAVFGLNSDSRRIEPGDIFFALPGANSHGNSFVAEAVRRGALAIISDQAPVGDPGVPVIIVKDVRAAYARAASRIFEPQPEITVGVTGTNGKTSVASFVRQIWTYSGIPGASIGTLGVDTATRHIDGALTTPDSRTLHQSLRALKAQGIDHVALEASSHGLDQRRLDGIHFEAVAFTNLSRDHLDYHKDMDEYRNAKLRLFTDLLVDSGPAVVNVDDPEHEPFMFAALSASATLLTVGREGAYIEILSIKPEGYGQRVEVRHVGEKTSFHLPLTGEFQVSNALIAAALAMSSGVDKTQAFAALSELQGAKGRLELVGAPNGAAVFIDYSHKPVALESALASLRPYAKGKLRLVFGAGGDRDKGKRPMMGEVAQLMADDVIVTDDNPRTEDPQTIRSEILAAAKSAREIGDRKQAITEAVKSLQPGDVLLIAGKGHEDYQIIGTTKHHFSDHEVVAEAMKGL
- a CDS encoding UDP-N-acetylmuramoyl-tripeptide--D-alanyl-D-alanine ligase, whose translation is MPKLFTVDELLAATGGRVEGEVGTAIGSISIDSRELGPDALFVAIKGDRFDGHDFVDTALANGAAAALVTEGRSQGPGRVVVPDALEGLCDLARAARTRSRAMIVGVTGSVGKTTTKEALRTVFEAVGSTHASIKSFNNHWGVPLMVARMPEQTQFGVFEMGMSGPDEIRPLSQLVRPHIAVITTIAPAHIEAFGSLDGIARAKAEIFAGLEPGGTAVLNCDHEQIDLLLAEAKAAGVQCVVTYGFAEGADWRITKIQTAADRTFATVEHEGAQHELVLSVLGRHMVANATAALAVATLAGLKPEVALGALSRFGAQPGRGQRLVLGPADRPLLLTDESYNANSASMAAALEVFAGQQAPGGKKVLILGDMLELGEQSPAFHADLAPAVASSGADQVYLVGPAMTALADALGPGRVAAHTQTSKEMGEIVLNALAYGDGVMIKGSNGVGLAGIVEAIRSRFGND
- the mraY gene encoding phospho-N-acetylmuramoyl-pentapeptide-transferase, yielding MLYFLGQLGDSFAAFNVFRYITFRTAGAVITALFFVFLFGPGMIALLRLKQGKGQPIREDGPAGHLLTKKGTPTMGGLMILSGTVVSTLFWANLTNGYVWVVLFVTVGFGAIGFYDDFLKVKRMSHAGFGSKQRLALEALIGAIAAYVISQLAAEPHQTSLLFPFVKDLAVNLGYFFILFGGFVIVAAGNSVNLTDGLDGLAIVPVMVAAACFALIAYLVGSVNFSDYLLLNYVPGTGELSVVCGALIGAGLGFLWFNAPPAQIFMGDTGSLALGGALGSIAVATKHEIVLAIIGGLFVLETVSVIVQVTSFRLTGKRVFRMAPIHHHFEHLGWTESQVVIRFWIISFVLALIGLSSLKLR
- a CDS encoding FtsW/RodA/SpoVE family cell cycle protein, which produces MFSRAEKTPLAEWWWSVDRELLGALILLLTCGMVLSFAASPPVAERIGLSQWHFVIRHAIFCLLAVPVLLATSLLNHRQARIAALVTLVISVLLLWATLRFGSEVKGARRWISLAGQSIQPSEFVKPAFAVIGAWLVSEYMVHRNVPGRIMATGIMFAIVAALLLQPDIGQTALVLATWAILLFISGISWWIIFGLAGAAAGLLVGAYFFFPHFSRRIDTFINPEGGGNTYQIDRALQSLLEGGWFGRGPGESIAKKLIPDAHADYVFSAAAGEFGILFCMVLVGLIAFIVIRAMLGAQRQASLFARLAASTLAVQFAMQSGINLAVNLNLIPPKGMTLPFVSYGGTSMIAVAFGMGLMLALTRTKPEERMATGLPGYRSAVVAPAE